The Corallococcus exiguus genome includes a window with the following:
- a CDS encoding ABC transporter ATP-binding protein encodes MIEARNLHKRFGSVTAVHDVTFTAEDGVITGLLGPNGAGKTTTMRMLYTLVRPDGGTATVDGVDVAKQPEVARRALGVLPDARGLYPRLTAREHARYFGELHGLSGAALDARVEELVELLDMKDIADRRTEGFSQGERVKVALARALVHGPRNVLLDEPTNGLDVMATRSVRTLLRKLKAQGCCVVFSSHVMQEVAALCDRIVVVARGRVVADGTADALRASTGKDSLEEAFVSVIGSEQGLRE; translated from the coding sequence ATGATTGAAGCCAGGAACCTGCACAAGCGCTTCGGCTCCGTGACGGCCGTGCATGACGTGACCTTCACCGCGGAGGACGGCGTCATCACGGGCCTGCTGGGCCCCAACGGCGCGGGCAAGACGACCACGATGCGCATGCTCTACACGCTGGTGCGCCCGGATGGCGGCACCGCCACCGTGGACGGCGTGGACGTGGCGAAGCAGCCGGAGGTGGCCCGGCGAGCGCTGGGTGTGCTGCCCGACGCGCGAGGCCTCTATCCGCGCCTCACCGCGCGCGAGCACGCGCGGTACTTCGGCGAGCTGCACGGCCTGTCCGGCGCCGCGCTGGACGCGCGCGTGGAGGAGCTGGTGGAGCTGCTGGACATGAAGGACATCGCGGACCGGCGCACGGAGGGCTTCAGCCAGGGCGAGCGCGTGAAGGTGGCGCTGGCGCGCGCGCTGGTGCACGGGCCTCGCAACGTGCTGCTGGACGAGCCCACCAACGGCCTGGACGTGATGGCCACGCGCTCCGTGCGCACGCTCTTGCGCAAGCTGAAGGCGCAGGGCTGCTGCGTGGTGTTCTCCAGCCACGTGATGCAGGAGGTGGCCGCGCTGTGTGACCGCATCGTGGTGGTGGCGCGCGGGCGCGTGGTGGCGGACGGCACGGCGGACGCGCTGCGCGCGAGCACCGGCAAGGACAGCCTGGAGGAAGCCTTCGTGAGCGTGATTGGCAGCGAGCAGGGGTTGCGCGAATGA
- a CDS encoding DUF6986 family protein: MKTTLTPEASAASREALRRANVAFTHAYPGESSRRQPVHTVYGGAHLFRAGTARKMGDLALAALHDYAADGSQLAHGLGLPQRGGFAQRVHDRVVDKLQREPVEDFRIDFEDGYGHRPDSEEDTHAVAAATEVARGLEQGSLPPFIGIRVKSFTEELYARASRTLDLFVTTLLEQSGGRLPQSFVVTLPKVTVPEQVTALAKLLSELESAHRLSPGALALELMVETPQALFDARGRPHLRSLVEAGEGRCSHVHLGVYDYTAALDVSAHMQHMLHPACDYLRDTVQVLLAGSGVRLSDGATNVMPVGPHRKQGDTPLLPMQRRENTDAVHRAWQVAYRHTRHSLERGYYQGWDLHPAQLPVRYAAVYAFFQEGLEPASQRLKAFVDKAAQATLLGDVFDDAATGQGLLNFFLRGLACGALTEEEARSTGLSLEELHSRSFRAIVQGRASR, encoded by the coding sequence ATGAAGACCACGCTCACGCCCGAAGCCTCCGCCGCCTCCCGTGAAGCCCTGCGCCGCGCCAACGTGGCGTTCACCCACGCGTATCCGGGCGAGTCCTCCCGGCGCCAGCCCGTGCACACCGTGTACGGCGGCGCCCACCTCTTCCGCGCTGGCACCGCGCGGAAGATGGGGGACCTGGCGCTCGCGGCGCTGCACGACTACGCCGCCGATGGCTCCCAGCTCGCCCATGGCCTGGGCCTGCCCCAGCGCGGCGGCTTCGCCCAGCGCGTCCATGACCGCGTCGTGGACAAGCTCCAGCGTGAACCCGTGGAGGACTTCCGCATCGACTTCGAGGACGGCTATGGCCACCGTCCCGACTCGGAAGAAGACACCCACGCCGTCGCCGCCGCCACGGAGGTGGCCCGGGGCCTGGAGCAGGGCTCGCTCCCGCCGTTCATCGGCATCCGCGTGAAGTCCTTCACGGAAGAGCTCTACGCCCGCGCCTCGCGCACCCTGGACCTCTTCGTCACCACGCTGCTGGAGCAATCCGGTGGCAGGTTGCCTCAGTCCTTCGTTGTCACCCTGCCCAAGGTCACCGTGCCTGAACAGGTGACCGCCCTGGCGAAGCTGCTGTCGGAGCTGGAGTCCGCCCACCGCCTGTCCCCCGGCGCGCTCGCCCTGGAGCTGATGGTGGAGACGCCCCAGGCCCTCTTCGACGCGCGCGGCCGGCCGCACCTGCGCTCGCTCGTGGAGGCCGGCGAGGGCCGCTGCTCCCACGTGCACCTGGGCGTCTACGACTACACCGCCGCCCTGGATGTCAGCGCGCACATGCAGCACATGCTCCACCCCGCTTGCGATTACCTGCGCGACACCGTGCAGGTGCTCCTCGCGGGCAGCGGCGTGCGCCTGTCCGACGGCGCCACCAACGTCATGCCCGTGGGCCCCCACCGCAAGCAGGGTGACACCCCGCTCCTCCCCATGCAGCGGCGCGAGAACACCGACGCCGTGCACCGCGCGTGGCAGGTGGCGTACCGGCACACGCGCCACTCGCTGGAGCGCGGCTACTACCAGGGCTGGGACCTGCACCCCGCACAGCTCCCCGTGCGCTACGCCGCCGTCTACGCCTTCTTCCAGGAGGGCCTGGAGCCAGCGTCCCAGCGCCTCAAGGCCTTCGTGGACAAGGCCGCCCAGGCCACCCTGCTGGGCGACGTGTTCGACGACGCCGCCACCGGCCAGGGCCTGCTCAACTTCTTCCTGCGTGGGCTCGCCTGCGGCGCCCTCACGGAAGAGGAGGCCCGCTCCACCGGCCTCTCGCTGGAGGAGCTGCACAGCCGCTCCTTCCGCGCCATCGTGCAGGGCCGCGCGTCACGCTGA
- a CDS encoding tail fiber domain-containing protein, whose protein sequence is MSSVRGAGVALGCVVGLVTSACSSDPAPGQQREIGTGLTLEGDAVRVVYGDGPGTAVEGNDPRLAAAGQGIRNGTAPQDASFAVAGTGQVRGRLTANADVVLDASASAKTPVPLLSVSNTVSGTGEPTWERQGVFAVDSAGGLLAQGAQGFGALPMSGKGDRMMWYPNKAAFRAGHAEATEWDEANIGLVSFASGSNTTASAYGSFAFGDQCAATGTVAVCMGSANTASGTASFSAGASNVASGFASVAVGYTNQATGQGSVALGYRTSANADYSTALGQRASSGGFTGSFIWADQSTSSNVATNTANNQFMLRASGGVRLRTNSTLTTGCDLPAGSGVFSCTSDRTTKEDFRRVDAEAVLAKVAAMPVESWRYSAEAGGVRHLGPVAQDFRAAFGLGTDDRSIGLLDIDGVNMVAIQALARRTEELHAKSAEVDTLKAQMAELQRSLSRLEAAVHAKGAKP, encoded by the coding sequence ATGTCGTCTGTCCGAGGAGCTGGCGTCGCGTTGGGTTGTGTCGTGGGTCTGGTCACCAGCGCGTGTAGCTCCGACCCGGCGCCCGGGCAGCAGCGGGAGATTGGCACGGGGCTGACGCTGGAGGGCGACGCGGTGCGCGTCGTCTACGGCGACGGGCCGGGCACGGCGGTGGAAGGGAATGATCCGCGACTGGCCGCCGCGGGGCAGGGCATCCGGAACGGGACGGCGCCGCAGGACGCGTCGTTCGCGGTGGCGGGCACGGGGCAGGTGCGGGGCCGGCTGACGGCGAACGCGGACGTGGTGCTGGACGCGTCCGCTTCCGCGAAGACGCCCGTGCCGCTCTTGTCCGTGAGCAACACCGTGTCCGGGACGGGGGAACCCACCTGGGAGCGTCAGGGCGTGTTCGCGGTGGACTCCGCGGGCGGACTGCTGGCCCAGGGCGCGCAGGGCTTTGGCGCGCTTCCCATGTCGGGCAAGGGCGACCGGATGATGTGGTACCCGAACAAGGCAGCCTTCCGCGCAGGGCATGCGGAGGCGACGGAGTGGGACGAAGCCAACATCGGGCTCGTGTCCTTCGCGAGCGGTAGCAACACGACGGCCAGTGCCTACGGCTCCTTCGCGTTCGGCGACCAGTGCGCGGCCACCGGCACGGTCGCGGTGTGCATGGGCTCCGCCAACACCGCGAGCGGGACCGCGTCCTTCTCCGCGGGCGCTTCCAACGTCGCGAGCGGCTTCGCCTCCGTGGCGGTGGGCTACACCAACCAGGCCACGGGGCAGGGCTCCGTCGCGTTGGGCTACCGCACCAGCGCCAACGCGGACTACTCCACGGCGCTGGGGCAGCGCGCGAGCTCCGGCGGCTTCACCGGGTCCTTCATCTGGGCGGACCAATCCACCAGCTCCAACGTGGCGACGAACACCGCGAACAACCAGTTCATGTTGCGCGCGTCGGGAGGCGTGCGGCTGCGCACGAACAGCACGCTCACCACCGGGTGTGACCTGCCGGCGGGCTCGGGCGTGTTCAGCTGCACGTCGGACCGGACCACGAAGGAGGACTTCCGCCGCGTGGACGCGGAGGCCGTGCTGGCGAAGGTGGCGGCGATGCCGGTGGAGAGCTGGCGCTACAGCGCGGAGGCCGGTGGCGTGCGGCACCTGGGCCCGGTGGCGCAGGACTTCCGCGCGGCGTTCGGCCTGGGGACGGATGACCGGAGCATCGGCCTCCTGGACATCGACGGCGTGAACATGGTGGCCATCCAGGCGCTGGCGCGTCGTACGGAGGAGCTGCACGCGAAGAGCGCGGAGGTGGATACGCTCAAGGCCCAGATGGCCGAGCTCCAGCGCAGCCTGTCCCGCCTGGAAGCGGCCGTGCATGCGAAGGGTGCGAAGCCCTGA
- a CDS encoding ABC transporter permease, whose translation MKGLIGTVLRKEVLDHLRDKRTLGTALMWPLLGPLVFLVMFNVMASWYRQDRPLEMPVVGREHAPSLMAFLERYGAKLSEAPQDYESLVQAGKLDLVLVVTDDYSKDFADGHTAAVRLVVDSSRNKARQAVQRAQRMLAVYSQQTGSQRLFARGVSPELAVPVRVDELDLSTPERTAATVLTTIPLFLVMAAFAGGMQLASDTMAGERERGSLEPLLLNPAPRGAVVAGKWLATCAMAGTGVLLCLVGYFLVVKRVPLEDLGVRARFDAPAALGMLAAVLPLVLAASAVQMWVSTYARSFKEAQTYLSLLMVLPTLPGMLLALSPIQTQTWMFAVPVLGQEMLAGEVMRGETLGPVPFLLAFLSCVAVSLVALRFTTRLLTQERIIFGRS comes from the coding sequence ATGAAGGGCCTCATCGGGACGGTGCTGCGCAAGGAAGTGCTGGACCATCTGCGGGACAAGCGCACGCTGGGCACCGCGCTGATGTGGCCGCTGTTGGGCCCGCTGGTGTTCCTGGTGATGTTCAACGTGATGGCCTCCTGGTACCGGCAGGACCGGCCGCTGGAGATGCCGGTGGTGGGCCGCGAGCACGCGCCCAGCCTGATGGCCTTCCTGGAGCGCTACGGCGCGAAGCTGTCGGAGGCCCCTCAGGACTACGAGTCGCTGGTGCAGGCCGGGAAGCTGGACCTGGTGCTGGTGGTGACGGACGACTACTCGAAGGACTTCGCGGACGGGCACACCGCCGCGGTGCGGCTGGTGGTGGACAGCTCTCGCAACAAGGCCCGTCAGGCCGTGCAGCGCGCGCAGCGGATGCTGGCGGTGTATTCGCAGCAGACCGGCAGCCAGCGCCTGTTCGCGCGCGGTGTTTCGCCGGAGCTGGCGGTGCCCGTGCGCGTGGACGAGTTGGACTTGTCCACCCCCGAGCGGACCGCGGCCACGGTGCTCACCACCATCCCGCTGTTCCTGGTGATGGCGGCGTTCGCGGGCGGCATGCAGCTGGCCAGCGACACCATGGCGGGCGAGCGCGAGCGCGGCTCTCTGGAGCCCCTGTTGCTCAACCCCGCTCCTCGCGGCGCGGTGGTGGCGGGCAAGTGGCTGGCCACCTGCGCCATGGCGGGCACGGGCGTGCTCTTGTGTCTGGTGGGTTACTTCCTGGTGGTGAAGCGCGTGCCGCTGGAGGACCTGGGCGTGCGCGCCCGCTTCGACGCGCCGGCCGCGCTGGGCATGCTGGCCGCGGTGCTGCCGCTGGTGCTGGCCGCGTCCGCCGTGCAGATGTGGGTGTCCACCTATGCACGGTCGTTCAAGGAGGCGCAGACGTACCTGTCGCTCCTGATGGTGCTGCCCACGCTGCCTGGGATGCTGCTGGCCCTGTCCCCCATCCAGACGCAGACGTGGATGTTCGCGGTGCCGGTGCTGGGGCAGGAGATGCTCGCGGGCGAGGTGATGCGTGGCGAGACACTGGGGCCGGTGCCCTTCCTGCTCGCGTTCCTGTCCTGTGTGGCGGTGTCACTGGTGGCGTTGCGCTTCACCACGCGTCTGTTGACGCAGGAGCGCATCATCTTCGGCAGGAGCTAG
- a CDS encoding DUF2804 domain-containing protein produces the protein MTLEREREALLPFAPNSVASTEGEPRFGTYQGELPEVDLPRLLGKWAPGRATRLLKRKRWHYTFVATQEVAALFAVVDLGYTANAFAVAVDLQEKKPLCDVSFLGVPGPLAEVSDKPGAGLVAAFRTLGGRMSVKRGESDERYQVEVDVSRMRTQSLQSFQWNGELLVAGGPPALTVIAPVQGDGLVNVTQKRSGLLAFGSLEAGGRRFRLDGGVGGMDYTQGYLARHTAWRWAFAAGRLPDGTPVGLNLVEGFNEGATEANENAVWLGDRLYPVGRAHFEYDAKELLDPWRLTTADGAVDLRFKPIYVHREERNLRLVVSHFAQPVGFFEGTLRVGGQELKLSNVPGVTEDQDMLW, from the coding sequence ATGACGCTTGAGCGTGAACGAGAAGCCTTGCTGCCCTTCGCCCCGAATTCGGTGGCCTCCACGGAAGGGGAACCGCGGTTCGGGACGTATCAGGGAGAGCTGCCGGAGGTGGACCTGCCCCGGCTGTTGGGGAAGTGGGCTCCGGGGCGCGCGACGCGGCTGCTCAAGCGCAAGCGCTGGCACTACACCTTCGTCGCCACGCAGGAGGTGGCGGCCCTCTTCGCGGTGGTGGACCTGGGCTACACGGCCAACGCCTTCGCGGTGGCGGTGGACCTCCAGGAGAAGAAGCCCCTCTGTGACGTGAGTTTCCTGGGCGTGCCCGGGCCGCTCGCGGAGGTGAGCGACAAGCCGGGCGCGGGGCTCGTGGCGGCCTTCCGCACGCTGGGCGGGCGCATGTCCGTGAAGCGCGGCGAGTCCGACGAGCGCTACCAGGTGGAGGTGGACGTCAGCCGCATGCGCACGCAGTCGCTCCAGTCGTTCCAGTGGAACGGCGAGCTGCTGGTGGCGGGCGGTCCGCCGGCCCTCACCGTCATCGCGCCGGTGCAGGGCGACGGGCTGGTCAACGTCACCCAGAAGCGCAGCGGCCTCCTGGCCTTCGGGAGCCTGGAGGCGGGGGGCCGGCGCTTCCGTTTGGACGGCGGCGTGGGCGGCATGGACTACACGCAGGGCTACCTGGCGCGGCACACCGCCTGGCGCTGGGCCTTCGCGGCCGGGCGGCTGCCGGATGGCACGCCCGTGGGCCTCAACCTGGTGGAGGGCTTCAACGAGGGCGCCACCGAGGCCAACGAGAACGCCGTCTGGCTGGGCGACCGGCTCTACCCGGTGGGCCGCGCGCACTTCGAGTACGACGCGAAGGAACTGCTCGACCCGTGGCGCCTGACGACGGCGGACGGCGCGGTGGACCTGCGCTTCAAGCCCATCTACGTGCACCGCGAGGAGCGCAACCTGCGGCTCGTGGTGAGCCACTTCGCCCAGCCCGTGGGCTTCTTCGAAGGCACCCTGCGCGTAGGCGGCCAGGAGCTCAAGCTGTCCAACGTCCCCGGCGTCACCGAGGACCAGGACATGCTCTGGTAG
- a CDS encoding M1 family metallopeptidase, with the protein MAHPTDDKNFRLPTTLRPRRYQATVTLDLEGRTFTGEQHVELELSQPTSEIILHANALELGEVTFRAGNDVRKPASKRVAPVSETVVLTFDAPLPAGSATLDVLWTGHFSDGLRGLYAAGKVAATQFEAADARRLFPCFDEPAFKARWALTVRVPEGHAVLGNGRVVKDEKDGALRKVTFEETELLSSYLIALVVGPLVGTPEEKAEGIPVRTWALPEKAHLAKFGQDAALQVLPRLQDYFGLPYAFGKVDQVGIPDFEAGAMENAGLITYREVALLLDPATAPLSVQKRVAEVVTHELAHQWFGNWVTMVWWDDLWLNEAFATWMAFKIVDQWRPDWRMWLDFDAHRASALALDALKSTHPIHGEVRNAGEAGESFDAITYEKGGAVLRMIEGFLGEGPFREGIRLYMRKHARANAVKEDLWNALGEAAKQPVNELATKWIGQSGFPLVSVKVEGRKVTLSQQRLYSEPGVKSSETWPVPMVLRFEDASGVKEQRVLFRDAETTVTLEGGSGDVKWLCANGGSTGFYRVAYEKPALDALAANMGTLAPSERISLLADMWALVRSAQAPVADLLDLAARFGDEEDEAVLDELVGRLGYIENRLTEGEDQERFRRWVEQLLGGGLKKLGWQAAPGEPDRVRLRRAALVRAVGGLARSPQVLAEARPLVARMLQGDKIALDANLLDTAVGMVARAGDAALFDDLSQRMPKEPDPATQRRYLMALTSFEDAKLTERAQGLLFTETVKTQDVASFATGLLGNRTGRDAWWAQLQKHWKDLVGRTGAAPMLLRRVVEGLGLLRTREQLEQMKALLQANPIPEAQQATAQTLERLTQDVALRERVTPEVSAWLKRRP; encoded by the coding sequence ATGGCGCATCCCACCGACGACAAGAACTTCCGCCTGCCCACCACCCTCCGCCCGCGCCGCTATCAAGCGACGGTGACCCTGGACCTGGAGGGGCGCACCTTCACGGGTGAGCAGCACGTGGAGCTGGAGCTGTCCCAGCCCACCTCGGAGATCATCCTCCACGCCAACGCGCTGGAGCTGGGCGAGGTCACCTTCCGCGCCGGCAACGACGTGCGCAAGCCCGCGTCCAAGCGCGTGGCCCCGGTGAGCGAGACGGTGGTGCTCACGTTCGATGCGCCCCTGCCCGCGGGCAGCGCCACGCTGGACGTGCTCTGGACGGGGCACTTCAGCGACGGTCTGCGCGGCCTGTACGCGGCGGGCAAGGTGGCCGCGACGCAGTTCGAGGCCGCGGACGCGCGCCGGCTGTTCCCCTGCTTCGACGAGCCGGCCTTCAAGGCGCGCTGGGCGCTCACGGTGCGCGTGCCAGAGGGCCACGCGGTGCTGGGCAACGGCCGCGTGGTGAAGGACGAGAAGGACGGGGCGCTGCGCAAGGTGACGTTCGAGGAGACGGAGCTGCTCAGCTCGTACCTCATCGCGCTGGTGGTGGGCCCGCTGGTGGGCACGCCGGAGGAGAAGGCGGAGGGCATCCCGGTGCGCACGTGGGCGCTGCCGGAGAAGGCGCACCTGGCGAAGTTCGGGCAGGACGCGGCACTTCAAGTCTTGCCCCGGCTGCAGGACTACTTCGGGCTGCCGTATGCCTTTGGCAAGGTGGACCAGGTGGGCATCCCGGACTTCGAGGCGGGCGCGATGGAGAACGCCGGCCTCATCACCTACCGGGAGGTGGCGCTGCTGTTGGACCCTGCCACCGCGCCGCTGTCCGTGCAGAAGCGCGTGGCGGAGGTGGTGACGCACGAACTGGCGCACCAGTGGTTCGGCAACTGGGTGACGATGGTGTGGTGGGACGACCTCTGGCTCAACGAGGCGTTCGCGACGTGGATGGCTTTCAAGATTGTCGACCAGTGGCGGCCGGACTGGCGCATGTGGCTGGACTTCGACGCGCACCGGGCGAGCGCGCTGGCGCTGGACGCGCTCAAGTCCACGCACCCCATCCACGGTGAGGTGCGCAACGCGGGCGAGGCCGGTGAGAGCTTCGACGCGATTACTTACGAGAAGGGCGGCGCGGTGCTGCGGATGATTGAAGGGTTCCTGGGAGAGGGGCCCTTCCGCGAAGGCATCCGGCTGTACATGCGCAAGCACGCGCGCGCGAACGCGGTGAAGGAAGACCTGTGGAACGCGCTGGGTGAGGCGGCGAAGCAGCCGGTGAACGAGCTGGCGACGAAGTGGATTGGCCAGAGCGGCTTCCCGCTGGTGTCGGTGAAGGTGGAGGGGCGGAAGGTGACGCTGTCGCAGCAGCGCCTCTATTCGGAGCCGGGGGTGAAGAGCTCGGAGACGTGGCCGGTGCCCATGGTGCTGCGCTTCGAGGACGCGAGCGGCGTGAAGGAGCAGCGGGTGCTCTTCCGTGACGCGGAGACGACGGTGACGCTGGAGGGCGGCTCGGGCGACGTGAAGTGGCTGTGCGCCAACGGCGGCTCCACGGGCTTCTACCGGGTGGCGTACGAGAAGCCGGCGCTGGACGCGCTGGCGGCGAACATGGGGACGCTGGCGCCGTCGGAGCGCATCTCGTTGCTGGCGGACATGTGGGCGCTGGTGCGCTCGGCGCAGGCGCCGGTGGCGGACCTGCTGGACCTGGCGGCGCGCTTCGGGGACGAGGAGGACGAGGCGGTGCTGGACGAGCTCGTCGGGCGGCTCGGGTACATCGAGAACCGGCTGACGGAGGGTGAGGACCAGGAGCGCTTCCGCCGGTGGGTGGAGCAGCTGTTGGGCGGCGGCCTGAAGAAGCTGGGCTGGCAGGCGGCGCCGGGCGAGCCGGACCGGGTGCGGCTGCGCCGCGCGGCGCTGGTGCGCGCGGTGGGCGGCCTGGCGCGCAGTCCGCAGGTGCTGGCGGAGGCACGTCCGCTGGTGGCGCGGATGCTCCAGGGAGACAAGATCGCGCTGGACGCGAACCTGCTGGACACGGCGGTGGGCATGGTGGCGCGCGCGGGCGACGCGGCGCTGTTCGATGATTTGTCGCAGCGGATGCCGAAGGAGCCGGACCCGGCGACGCAGCGGCGCTACCTGATGGCGCTCACGTCCTTCGAGGACGCGAAGCTGACGGAGCGCGCCCAGGGCCTGTTGTTCACGGAGACGGTGAAGACGCAGGACGTGGCGAGCTTCGCGACGGGCCTGTTGGGCAACCGCACCGGGCGCGACGCGTGGTGGGCGCAGCTGCAGAAGCACTGGAAGGACCTGGTGGGGCGCACGGGAGCGGCGCCCATGCTGCTGCGCCGGGTGGTGGAAGGCCTGGGCCTGCTGCGCACGCGCGAGCAGTTGGAGCAGATGAAGGCGCTGCTCCAGGCGAACCCGATTCCGGAGGCACAGCAGGCCACGGCGCAGACCCTGGAGCGGCTGACCCAGGACGTGGCCCTGCGCGAGCGCGTGACCCCGGAGGTGTCCGCGTGGCTGAAGCGCCGGCCGTGA